Proteins co-encoded in one Blastocatellia bacterium genomic window:
- a CDS encoding BACON domain-containing carbohydrate-binding protein, producing MKRVRAFFLILCIVASTISVHVIAARQSPSTDSQAETSSAARGFLDSAVTVHAAGRINPFINLRDGHGLPADYQANAQAVAALRNNSALPLALCSADFDEDGMPDLAAGYAGNGGGLVVMQRGDVDAVYPNTAAAVAHQAQRRAVSPEAATPPSPFLLDANVTAVAVAPQFMAAGDFDADGHADLITCDLGASALAFLKGDGRGGLSVGKSVPLPGKVTAIAVADVNRLDGLADIVVAVTTAGGARLLVFEDRFGALQAEPDSIDLPAAATALAVAQFDDSYPLDIAAACGHDLLIVHGRDRHRAPLAGQADDANQPSITRVGLAYSVAALAAGDLLGDYHTELAALAGDGVCHILAQASDWREAAAVQLPVSQRQVTSTLSPSLLAARLSSSKKADLLFVDRAAARLQFAVSDAAESATTAQAMRYAGTYDVEGEPTAVLPMRLNPDGIDDLVVLRAGASLPTVMTSAPLTTFTVTNTNDSGSGSLRQAILDANQNAGADSISFNIPGSGVQTINLLSALPAIFGVVTIDGTTQPGFSTTPLIELNGISAGDFSVGLNLIGGSSVVRGLVINGFDGTGISLGGDNNHVEGCYIGTSANGSSMQGNGEQGVSINGNSNNTIGGTTAAARNVISGSSANGVLVLGPSSGNLIQGNYIGTNAAGTGGIGNAGDGIEMVSGSNTVSNCTIGGTTAGAGNVISGNNGSGIQFFGVGTGNLIQGNLIGMSATGTQAVGNALVGVVVTDATSTTIGGSVASARNLISGNGTEGVRINDSTANHNFVKGNYIGTKIDGVTPQPNGADGIYLLNNANNNQVGGVTGEGNLIAYNLGAGVHVESGTANAILANTITANQGLGIDLAPSGVNANDTGDGDSGPNNLQNYPVLQTANSLVGGGATVQGTLNSTASATFTIQFFANNSCDSSGNGEGQTFLGSASVMTNGSGNATINATLPTAATSGQSITATATDAQGNTSEFSACIAYGAADLSVAHAVSPSPAPDGTTVTYTITVTNNGPDAAQAITVTDNLPATVTFVNCSASGGACGGSGNNRTISFASLASGAMATATITATVGCNVTNGAMVDNTASAATTTRDPASGNNSATASFTASNLPATLSPTGETFAGDGGTGSVQVTLTTNCPWTAQSNANWIGITSMPGGTGSGSISYSVGANNTGQARQGTMTIAGQTFTVTQNPASCVFTLSPAAKLMNAVGNQSSVDLLCGAGCVWTATASNNWIVITTAASGSGPATIRFVVRDNFSANVRQGSINVAGQTLSIVQAGSGQPDCTFQLSASRGHYSAAGGDDSVQLTAANTCAWESVSDAGWVRVTSPTAGSGAGAVSFHVDANTLPSGRAATLRIGGQTFKIKQAGCTQCN from the coding sequence ATGAAACGAGTACGGGCCTTCTTCTTAATTCTCTGCATTGTCGCCTCCACGATATCGGTTCATGTCATCGCCGCGCGGCAGTCGCCCTCCACTGACAGTCAGGCAGAGACGAGTAGCGCGGCGCGCGGCTTTCTCGACAGCGCGGTCACTGTGCATGCCGCCGGGCGCATAAATCCGTTTATCAACCTGCGCGACGGCCACGGCTTGCCGGCTGATTATCAGGCTAATGCCCAGGCGGTCGCTGCGCTGCGCAATAACAGCGCGCTGCCGCTGGCGCTCTGCTCGGCTGACTTTGACGAAGACGGCATGCCCGACCTTGCCGCAGGCTACGCCGGCAATGGCGGCGGCCTGGTTGTCATGCAACGTGGCGACGTGGACGCGGTCTATCCCAACACTGCCGCCGCGGTCGCACACCAGGCGCAGAGGCGCGCCGTGTCGCCAGAGGCGGCCACGCCGCCTTCGCCGTTTCTACTCGACGCCAATGTCACGGCGGTTGCCGTAGCGCCGCAGTTTATGGCGGCGGGAGATTTTGACGCCGATGGCCATGCGGATTTAATCACCTGCGACCTTGGCGCTTCGGCGCTGGCTTTCTTGAAAGGTGATGGACGCGGCGGCCTGAGCGTCGGCAAATCCGTGCCGCTGCCGGGCAAAGTCACGGCCATCGCGGTCGCTGATGTGAATCGCCTGGACGGGCTGGCCGACATCGTCGTCGCCGTCACGACCGCGGGCGGCGCGCGCCTGCTGGTGTTTGAAGACCGCTTCGGCGCGCTTCAAGCCGAGCCCGATAGCATCGACCTGCCCGCCGCGGCTACTGCTCTGGCGGTCGCGCAGTTCGACGACAGTTACCCTTTAGACATTGCGGCGGCCTGCGGACATGACCTGTTGATTGTTCACGGCAGAGACCGCCACCGCGCGCCGCTTGCGGGTCAGGCGGATGATGCAAATCAGCCGAGCATCACTCGTGTCGGGCTGGCCTACAGCGTCGCGGCGCTGGCGGCGGGCGACCTGCTTGGGGATTACCACACAGAGCTTGCGGCGCTTGCCGGCGATGGCGTCTGCCACATTCTGGCGCAAGCCTCGGACTGGCGGGAAGCCGCCGCCGTGCAGTTGCCGGTGAGTCAAAGGCAAGTGACCAGCACGCTGTCACCATCGTTGCTCGCCGCGCGCCTGTCGAGCAGCAAGAAGGCCGACCTGCTTTTCGTAGACCGCGCCGCCGCTCGCCTGCAATTTGCCGTGAGCGATGCGGCTGAATCCGCAACCACCGCACAGGCCATGCGCTACGCCGGCACCTATGATGTCGAAGGCGAGCCGACTGCTGTCTTGCCCATGCGTTTGAACCCGGACGGAATAGATGATCTGGTCGTCCTGCGCGCCGGGGCGAGCTTGCCTACGGTGATGACGAGCGCGCCGCTCACAACCTTCACGGTGACGAACACCAATGATTCGGGAAGCGGCTCGCTGCGCCAGGCAATTCTGGATGCGAATCAAAACGCCGGCGCCGACTCGATCAGCTTCAATATCCCTGGTAGCGGGGTGCAGACGATCAATCTGCTCTCGGCCTTGCCGGCTATCTTTGGTGTCGTGACGATTGATGGCACGACGCAGCCCGGCTTCAGCACCACGCCGCTCATCGAGTTGAACGGCATCAGCGCCGGCGACTTTAGCGTTGGCCTCAACCTCATCGGCGGCAGCTCTGTCGTGCGCGGGCTGGTGATCAACGGTTTCGATGGCACAGGCATCTCGCTCGGAGGCGACAACAACCACGTCGAAGGCTGCTACATCGGCACCAGCGCGAACGGCAGCTCTATGCAAGGCAATGGCGAGCAGGGCGTGTCGATCAATGGGAATTCCAACAACACCATCGGCGGCACGACGGCGGCAGCGCGCAACGTCATCAGCGGCAGCTCGGCCAACGGCGTGCTGGTCCTCGGCCCGTCTTCAGGCAATCTCATTCAGGGCAACTACATCGGCACCAACGCCGCGGGCACCGGGGGTATAGGCAATGCGGGCGACGGCATCGAGATGGTCAGCGGCAGCAACACCGTCAGCAATTGCACCATCGGCGGCACCACCGCCGGCGCCGGCAATGTCATCAGCGGCAACAACGGTTCGGGCATCCAGTTCTTTGGCGTCGGTACGGGCAATCTGATTCAAGGCAATCTCATCGGCATGTCGGCCACCGGCACGCAAGCGGTCGGCAACGCACTTGTCGGCGTTGTGGTTACCGACGCCACCAGCACGACTATCGGCGGCAGTGTCGCAAGCGCCAGAAACCTGATTTCCGGCAACGGCACCGAAGGCGTGCGCATCAACGACTCGACGGCGAACCATAATTTCGTCAAGGGGAATTATATCGGCACGAAGATTGATGGCGTGACGCCGCAACCGAATGGCGCCGATGGCATCTATCTCCTTAACAACGCCAACAACAATCAGGTCGGCGGCGTGACGGGCGAAGGCAACCTCATCGCCTACAATCTCGGGGCCGGCGTGCACGTCGAATCCGGCACCGCCAACGCCATCCTCGCGAATACGATCACGGCCAATCAGGGCTTAGGCATAGACCTCGCGCCGTCTGGCGTCAATGCGAACGACACAGGCGACGGCGACAGCGGCCCCAACAATCTCCAGAATTATCCGGTGCTGCAAACCGCCAACAGCCTTGTCGGCGGCGGCGCGACCGTGCAAGGCACGCTCAACAGCACGGCGTCAGCCACCTTTACGATACAGTTCTTCGCCAACAACTCGTGTGACAGTTCGGGCAATGGCGAAGGGCAAACCTTTCTCGGCTCGGCCAGCGTGATGACCAACGGCAGCGGCAACGCGACGATCAATGCGACGCTGCCGACCGCGGCGACCAGCGGGCAATCGATTACCGCGACGGCGACCGACGCGCAGGGCAACACGTCAGAGTTTTCGGCCTGCATCGCTTACGGCGCGGCAGACCTGAGCGTCGCCCATGCGGTGTCGCCATCGCCTGCGCCTGACGGCACGACCGTCACTTACACGATCACTGTGACTAACAACGGGCCGGATGCCGCGCAAGCCATCACGGTGACGGATAACTTGCCGGCCACGGTCACCTTCGTTAACTGCTCGGCGAGCGGCGGTGCCTGCGGCGGCAGCGGCAACAATCGCACCATCAGCTTCGCCTCGCTCGCATCGGGAGCGATGGCCACGGCGACGATCACCGCGACCGTCGGCTGCAATGTGACGAACGGCGCGATGGTTGACAACACGGCGTCGGCCGCGACGACGACGCGCGACCCGGCGAGCGGCAACAATTCGGCGACGGCCAGCTTCACGGCGTCGAACCTGCCGGCGACGCTTTCGCCGACCGGAGAGACCTTCGCTGGCGATGGCGGCACGGGCTCTGTGCAAGTAACCTTGACTACCAATTGCCCGTGGACGGCGCAGAGCAATGCCAACTGGATCGGCATCACCTCAATGCCGGGCGGCACCGGCAGCGGCTCGATCAGCTACAGCGTCGGCGCGAATAACACGGGACAGGCGCGCCAGGGGACCATGACGATTGCCGGTCAGACCTTCACCGTAACCCAGAACCCGGCGAGTTGCGTGTTTACGTTATCGCCGGCGGCGAAACTGATGAATGCGGTCGGCAACCAATCGAGCGTTGATCTGCTCTGCGGCGCGGGCTGCGTCTGGACGGCGACGGCTTCGAATAACTGGATCGTCATCACCACCGCCGCCAGCGGCAGCGGCCCGGCAACGATTCGCTTCGTGGTGCGCGACAACTTCAGCGCGAACGTGCGCCAGGGAAGCATCAATGTCGCCGGTCAAACGCTGTCTATCGTGCAGGCCGGCAGCGGCCAGCCTGATTGCACCTTCCAGCTCAGCGCCAGCCGGGGCCATTACAGCGCCGCCGGCGGCGATGACAGCGTCCAACTGACTGCGGCCAACACTTGCGCATGGGAATCGGTCAGTGATGCCGGCTGGGTGAGAGTGACTTCGCCAACGGCTGGCAGCGGCGCAGGAGCCGTGAGCTTCCATGTGGATGCCAACACCTTGCCGTCGGGCCGGGCGGCGACGCTGCGCATCGGCGGGCAGACGTTCAAGATCAAGCAGGCGGGATGCACCCAATGTAATTGA
- a CDS encoding AI-2E family transporter has translation MGKKRVTIIFLLTLTAFALYLCYKLFQPFLTPMLSALVISIVFFPVHARIQELVRRPSLAALLSTILVTMIIILPAVMVLAAVTKEVSGLIALIDQKSTEVGGYSSYFGQLTDKAISWASQYVDLSQINLRETLRNRLEGLSRFLLNELTIILGSLTSFAFDAVITIFTLFFLFREGRSLMRRLAAIMPLTPQQVEKLFTGIENTIIGTVYGGLVVAAVQGALVGLALWLFRIPSPVLWGVAAAFFALLPVVGTAAVWLPAALYLLASGHWVQAVLLAIWGALFVGSIDNVLRPYLISGRVEMHTLLIFFSVLGGVSVFGFLGLFIGPVIVAITTTLLSMLREEGRTWMQSLREDPPALPRPDIAAD, from the coding sequence ATGGGCAAAAAGCGCGTCACCATCATCTTTCTACTGACGCTCACGGCGTTTGCGCTCTATCTCTGCTATAAGCTGTTCCAGCCCTTCCTGACGCCGATGCTGTCGGCGCTGGTCATCAGCATCGTCTTCTTCCCGGTCCACGCGCGCATCCAGGAACTGGTGCGCCGCCCGAGCCTGGCGGCGTTGTTATCAACCATCCTGGTCACGATGATCATCATCCTGCCCGCCGTCATGGTGCTGGCGGCAGTGACCAAAGAGGTCTCCGGCCTGATCGCGCTCATCGATCAAAAGAGCACGGAGGTGGGCGGCTATAGCTCATATTTTGGCCAGTTGACTGATAAAGCGATCAGCTGGGCGAGCCAGTATGTTGACCTTTCGCAGATCAACTTGCGCGAAACCTTAAGGAATCGGCTCGAAGGCTTGAGCCGCTTTCTGCTCAATGAGCTGACGATCATTCTCGGCAGCCTCACGTCATTCGCCTTTGACGCGGTGATTACGATCTTCACCTTGTTTTTCCTGTTTCGCGAGGGGCGGTCGTTGATGCGGCGGCTGGCGGCGATCATGCCGCTGACGCCGCAGCAGGTTGAGAAGCTCTTTACCGGCATCGAAAACACGATCATCGGCACCGTCTACGGCGGCCTGGTGGTCGCGGCGGTGCAGGGCGCGCTGGTGGGCCTGGCGCTCTGGCTATTTCGTATACCCTCGCCCGTGCTCTGGGGCGTCGCCGCCGCCTTTTTTGCCTTGCTGCCGGTCGTTGGCACGGCAGCCGTCTGGCTGCCGGCGGCGCTTTACTTGTTGGCGAGCGGCCACTGGGTGCAAGCGGTCTTACTGGCAATCTGGGGGGCGTTGTTTGTCGGCTCGATTGATAACGTGCTAAGGCCATACTTGATCAGCGGGCGCGTCGAGATGCACACCCTGTTGATCTTCTTCTCTGTCCTGGGCGGCGTCAGCGTCTTCGGCTTTCTCGGCCTGTTCATCGGCCCGGTGATCGTCGCCATCACAACGACGCTGCTGTCGATGCTCAGAGAAGAAGGTCGCACCTGGATGCAGAGCCTGCGCGAGGATCCGCCTGCCTTACCCCGGCCTGATATCGCCGCCGACTAG
- the trpE gene encoding anthranilate synthase component I → MNDLAPNDYEAFRKLAEEGTVVPVVRRVMADLLTPVAAYLKIQRHSPYSFLLESVEGGEKVARYSFLGFNPETIVRSRDGQVTIETAAGTEATDEPMLTVLRRLSGKNIPVRLPDLPPFVCGAVGYMSYDAVRWFERIPDAHANDLDLDDAVMMFFSRILAFDHVRHQIHLIANVFTDGRTSNLEMDYQRAIDDIDALAAQLEDPIEPLPRRQATEDKKLRSNMSKEQFEQAVVRAKEYIKAGDIFQAVLSQRFHVGLNAHPFEVYRALRVVNPSPYMVYLKLNDRAVIAASPEMLVRATGRRLEYRPIAGTARRGATETEDLLLGEELRADEKEVAEHVMLVDLGRNDLGRVADYGSVEVTDLMIIERYSHVMHLVSGLKARLRPGKDRFDALAACFPAGTVSGAPKVRAMQIIEELEPTRRGIYAGAVMYLDHSGNLDSCIAIRTIFVKGERAYIQAGAGIVADSIPESEYVETVNKARAMLQAIEMAEKSDK, encoded by the coding sequence ATGAACGATCTCGCACCGAATGATTATGAAGCGTTCCGCAAGCTGGCCGAAGAGGGCACGGTCGTGCCGGTGGTGCGCCGCGTGATGGCCGATCTGTTGACGCCGGTGGCGGCTTACTTGAAGATTCAGCGCCACAGCCCTTACTCGTTCCTGCTCGAATCGGTCGAAGGCGGCGAGAAGGTGGCGCGCTACTCGTTTCTCGGCTTCAACCCCGAAACCATCGTGCGCAGCCGCGATGGCCAGGTGACCATAGAAACCGCCGCCGGCACGGAAGCGACCGACGAGCCGATGCTCACCGTGCTGCGCCGCCTGTCGGGTAAGAACATTCCCGTGCGCCTGCCCGACCTGCCGCCGTTCGTCTGCGGCGCGGTCGGCTATATGAGCTATGACGCGGTGCGCTGGTTCGAGCGCATCCCCGATGCGCACGCCAACGACCTCGACCTGGACGACGCGGTGATGATGTTCTTTTCGCGCATTCTGGCTTTCGACCATGTGCGCCACCAGATTCACCTGATTGCCAATGTCTTCACCGACGGGCGCACCAGCAATCTCGAAATGGATTACCAGCGCGCCATAGACGACATAGACGCGCTGGCCGCGCAGCTCGAAGACCCCATCGAGCCGCTGCCGCGCCGCCAGGCCACAGAGGATAAGAAGCTGCGCTCGAACATGAGCAAGGAGCAGTTCGAGCAGGCGGTGGTGCGCGCTAAAGAGTACATCAAGGCCGGCGATATTTTTCAGGCCGTCCTCTCGCAACGCTTTCACGTCGGCCTGAACGCCCACCCGTTTGAAGTCTACCGCGCGTTACGTGTCGTCAACCCATCGCCTTACATGGTTTACCTGAAGCTCAACGACCGCGCCGTGATCGCGGCGTCGCCGGAGATGCTGGTGCGCGCCACGGGCCGCCGCCTGGAGTACCGTCCCATCGCCGGCACCGCGCGGCGCGGCGCGACCGAAACCGAAGACCTGCTGCTCGGCGAAGAGTTGCGCGCCGACGAGAAGGAGGTCGCCGAGCATGTCATGCTCGTAGACCTGGGGCGCAATGACCTGGGGCGCGTCGCCGATTACGGCTCGGTCGAGGTCACCGACCTGATGATTATCGAGCGTTACTCGCACGTCATGCATCTGGTGTCGGGTCTCAAGGCGCGGCTGCGGCCGGGCAAGGATCGTTTCGACGCGCTCGCCGCGTGCTTCCCGGCGGGCACCGTCAGCGGCGCACCCAAAGTGCGCGCCATGCAGATTATCGAAGAGCTGGAGCCGACGCGGCGCGGCATCTATGCCGGCGCAGTGATGTATCTGGACCATTCGGGCAATCTCGATTCCTGCATCGCCATTCGGACGATCTTTGTCAAAGGCGAGCGCGCTTATATCCAGGCCGGCGCCGGCATCGTCGCCGACTCGATCCCCGAAAGCGAGTACGTCGAAACCGTCAACAAAGCTCGCGCCATGCTGCAAGCCATCGAGATGGCTGAAAAGAGTGACAAGTGA